A portion of the Thermosediminibacter oceani DSM 16646 genome contains these proteins:
- a CDS encoding acetyl-CoA hydrolase/transferase family protein, with translation MKASSERLRSRSLEAKIMTAEEAASLIKDGMIVGTSGFTPAGYPKEVPMALAKRAEKENLRITLYTGASVGDELDGTLARAGAITKRIPYQTNDSIRKGINSGQIEFVDLHLSHMPQMIRYGFLGKLDVAIVEAVAIREDGGIVPATSVGNTPVFIEMAEKVIVELNESQPLELEGMHDIYTPENPPHRKPIPITKTADRIGTTYIPCNPEKIAAIVLTSRKDSVRPLAPVNECSRKISEHLIEFLDHEVKRGRLPKKLLPLQSGVGNIANAVLKGLVDSPFEGLEFYSEVIQDAVFDLLDSGKMTIASGTSVTPSEEGLERFYKNINFYRDKIILRPQEISNNPEVIRRLGIIAMNTAIEVDIYGHVNSTHIMGTKMMNGIGGSGDFARNAYLSIFATPSTAKDGAISCIVPKVSHVDHTEHDVMVVVTEQGLADLRGLSPRERAREIIQKCAHPDYRDALMEYYKKAVDLSGSAHTPHILEEALSWHINFLQKGRMI, from the coding sequence ATGAAGGCCTCCAGTGAAAGACTTCGGTCAAGAAGCCTTGAGGCCAAAATCATGACGGCCGAAGAGGCTGCATCCCTCATCAAAGACGGGATGATCGTCGGCACCAGCGGTTTTACGCCGGCCGGGTACCCCAAGGAGGTTCCGATGGCCCTGGCGAAACGGGCTGAGAAGGAAAACCTAAGGATAACTCTATATACCGGTGCCTCGGTGGGTGATGAGCTGGACGGGACCCTTGCCAGGGCTGGTGCCATAACCAAGAGAATACCCTACCAGACCAATGACAGTATTAGGAAAGGTATTAATTCGGGCCAGATCGAGTTTGTGGACCTTCACCTGAGCCATATGCCCCAAATGATTAGGTACGGCTTTCTGGGCAAGCTCGACGTAGCCATAGTTGAGGCCGTAGCTATTCGGGAAGATGGAGGCATAGTACCGGCTACCTCGGTGGGCAATACCCCCGTTTTCATAGAGATGGCAGAAAAAGTAATAGTTGAGCTGAACGAAAGCCAACCCCTAGAATTGGAAGGAATGCACGATATCTATACGCCGGAGAATCCACCTCACCGCAAACCGATACCCATTACTAAGACTGCCGACAGGATAGGCACCACTTATATACCCTGCAATCCCGAAAAAATTGCCGCGATTGTCCTGACCAGCAGGAAGGACAGTGTAAGACCCCTTGCTCCTGTTAACGAGTGTTCCCGAAAAATTTCCGAGCACCTCATCGAATTCTTAGACCATGAAGTCAAAAGGGGCAGGCTTCCCAAAAAGCTGCTGCCGCTGCAGTCGGGTGTCGGGAATATTGCCAACGCCGTGCTGAAAGGCCTTGTGGATTCTCCATTTGAAGGGCTCGAGTTTTATTCGGAGGTTATCCAGGATGCGGTGTTCGACCTGCTGGACAGCGGCAAGATGACCATAGCTTCCGGCACATCTGTTACTCCTTCGGAAGAAGGGCTTGAAAGATTCTATAAAAATATTAATTTCTACAGGGATAAGATCATACTCAGACCTCAGGAGATAAGCAACAATCCCGAAGTGATCCGCCGCCTGGGGATCATAGCCATGAATACAGCTATTGAGGTTGACATATACGGCCACGTTAATTCAACCCATATAATGGGCACCAAAATGATGAACGGTATAGGAGGTTCCGGCGATTTCGCCAGGAACGCCTATTTATCAATTTTCGCAACCCCGTCCACCGCCAAAGACGGTGCAATCTCCTGTATAGTTCCGAAAGTATCCCACGTGGACCACACCGAGCACGACGTAATGGTAGTGGTTACCGAACAAGGCTTGGCCGACCTCAGGGGACTGAGCCCCAGGGAAAGGGCCAGGGAAATCATACAAAAATGTGCCCATCCTGACTACAGGGACGCCCTTATGGAATATTACAAAAAAGCGGTGGATCTATCGGGTTCCGCCCATACGCCGCATATCCTCGAGGAAGCATTATCCTGGCACATAAACTTTTTGCAAAAAGGGAGGATGATATAA